The region TGTTTATCTCGCGCCCAAATTATTGGGGGACGCGGCCCGGCCGCTGTGCGTGCTGCCGGGATTGGAACAGCTGTCGCAGGCGCCCGCGTTTGCGATGACGGACGTCTGTCAGCTGGGGCCGGATCTCCGCCTGACGCTGAAGCCGCAATAACACGCCTTTTCGCGTGTCAGGCGGCGGATATCCGCCACCGGGTCAAAAGCGGATACGCGCCCGGAAGAATATGATAGAATCCGCCCCCCTGCGGGGTCGTAAAACAGTCAAAGGAAAGCTATGAACATTATTGAAGGTGTTGTTGCCGCTCCGAATGCCCGCGTGGCGATTGCTATTGCCCGTTTCAATCACTTCATCAATGACAGCCTGCTGGAAGGCGCGCTGGACGCTCTCAAGCGTATCGGTCAGGTGAAAGAAGAAAACGTCACCGTGGTGTGGGTGCCGGGCGCCTATGAATTGCCGCTGACCGCGCGCGCGCTGGCCAACAGCCAGAAATATGACGCCGTAGTGGCACTGGGTACGGTGATCCGCGGCGGTACCGCCCATTTTGAATTTGTTGCCGGCGAATGCAGCTCCGGTCTGTCTCACGTCGCGATGAATAGCGACATTCCGGTCGCCTTCGGTGTGCTGACGACGGAAAGTATCGAGCAGGCCATTGAGCGCGCCGGCACCAAAGCGGGGAACAAAGGGGCGGAAGCCGCTCTGACCGCGCTTGAAATGATCAATGTATTACACTCAATCAAGTCAGCCTGATTTATTTTGTAAGGGGTATTCCGTGAAACCTGCTGCTCGTCGCCGCGCTCGTGAATGTGCGGTTCAAGCGCTTTATTCCTGGCAGTTGTCCAAAAACGATATTGCCGATGTTGAACTCCAGTTCCTGAGCGAGCAGGATGTCAAAGGCGTGGACATCGCCTATTTCCGCGAGTTGCTGGCGGGCGTTGCCACCCAGGCGGAAAAGCTGGATGCCCAGATGGCGCCGTATCTTTCCCGTCAGTTGGACGAACTCGGGCAGGTGGAGAGAGCCATTCTGCGTCTGGCGGTGTATGAGCTCAGCAAGCGCGAGGATGTGCCTTACAAGGTTGCCATCAACGAAGCGATTGAGCTGGCCAAAGTGTTTGGCGCTGAAGACAGCCACAAGTTCGTGAACGGTGTGCTGGACAAGGCCGGGCCTTACCTGCGGCCGGGTAAAAAATAAGTCAGTCAGGGCCGGTTTTCCGGCCTTGGTTTTTTTAGGTTATCACGATCTGGAAAGATGATGGCTCAAGGTGAGTTTGATGTGATTGCCCGCTATTTCAACCGGGTGGGCTATTCACGGCGGGATGTTGAACTGGGGATCGGCGATGACTGCGCCCTGCTGAACATTCCTGACAAACAGTTGCTGGCGGTCAGTACGGATACGCTGGTATCCGGTATCCATTTTCTGCCCGATATCGATCCGGCCGATCTGGCGTACAAGTCTCTGGCGGTCAATCTGAGCGATCTGGCTGCAATGGGCGCCGATCCCGCTTTTGTCTCTCTGGCGCTTACCCTGCCGGCCATTGATGCCGACTGGTTGGCCGCCTACAGCGACAGCCTGTTTGAACTGCTTTCTTACTACGATATGCAGCTGATTGGCGGCGACACTACGCGTGGGCCGCTCAGCATGACGTTGACTATTCAAGGGTTGGTGCCGGTAGGTCGGGCGCTGAAACGCAGCGGAGCGCGTATCGGTGACTGGATTTACGTGACCGGAACGCTGGGCGACAGCGCCGCGGGCTTAGCTATTTTGCAGGATCGGCTACAGGTGTCTGACGCGGACGATCGTCAATGGTTGCTGCAACGTCATTTGCGTCCTCAGCCTCGTATTCTGCACGGGCAGGCGCTACGCGATCTGGCCAGTGCGGCTATCGATCTGTCTGACGGGCTGGTATCTGATTTGGGGCATATTCTCAAGGCCAGCGATTGCGGCGCACGTATCAATCTGGATGCGTTGCCGTACTCCAGCACGTTGCTGCGGCATGACGACCCGGAGCAGGCTGTGGGGTGGGCGCTGAGCGGCGGTGAAGATTATGAATTGTGCTTTACCGTACCGGAGCTGAACCGGGGGGCGCTGGAGGTGGCGATTGGTCATCTGGGCGCCCGCTATACCTGCATCGGCCAGATTGGACCGGCCTCTGAAGGACTGAGTTTTTTCCGTTCAGGGCAACCGGTGACGATCAATCTGAAAGGGTACGATCATTTTGGCGCATGAAAACAAAGGATCTCTGGTCGCCAAAAGCCGCCTGCGGATGAGTAATCCGTGGCATTTGCTGGCGACCGGATTCGGCAGCGGCCTGTCGCCGTGGATGCCCGGCACCGCAGGCTCGCTGGCGGCTATCCCGGTATGGTATCTGTTGATGCTGTTGCCGTTGCAGCTTTATTCGCTGCTGGTGATGCTCAGTATCTGCATCGGCGTTTATCTGTGTCATCGCACCGCGAAAGACATGGGTGTGCATGACCACGGCAGCATCGTCTGGGACGAGTTTGTCGGGATGTGGATCACGCTGATGGCGGTGCCTTCGACCCACTGGGGATGGGTGGCCGCCGGGTTTGTGATTTTCCGGATTCTGGACATTTTCAAGCCCTGGCCGATTCGCTGGTTTGATCGCAATGTGCATGGCGGCATGGGCATCATGGTCGATGATATCGTCGCCGGGGTGATTTCCGCGGCGGTTTTGTATGTGGCCGGGCACTATGTGATATAGCGGCTGCAAGCAACAGCTCGACTATTGTGTTTGCGTGTGTTTGCGGCTGTAAAAAATGCTGCGGGTATAAAAAAACCGGGATTATCCCGGTTTTTTTATACCCGCGCGATTGGTGCCGGTCAGGCCAGCCAGTCGCGGATGCGGCGCTCAATGCCTGCCGCGTCCAGTGCCAGGTCGGCGCGGATTTCCGTCTGGGTTCCTTGTGGAATAAAGTAGTCTGGCAGGCCAAGATTGAGCACCGGCACTGGCAGGCGTTTCGCCATCAGGTATTCGTTCACGCCGCTGCCGGCGCCGCCCATAATGGCATTCTCTTCCAGAGTGACCAGCACGTCATGGCTGGCGGCCAGCGAGGCGATCAGCGCTTCGTCCAGTGGTTTGACAAACCGCATGTCCACCAGTGTCGCGTTGAGCGCATCGGCTGCCTGCTGCGCTTCCGGCAACAGGGTGCCGAAATTCAGAATAGCGATCTTCTCGCCCTGACGTTTTATTACCCCTTTGCCAATGGGCAGGGGTTCCAGCGGCGCCAGTTCTACGCCCAGGATGCTGCCGCGCGGATAGCGTACCGCACATGGCCCCGACTGATAGTGGTAGCCGGTATGCAGCATTAACCGGCACTCGTTTTCGTCGCTGGGCGTCATGATCACCATGTGCGGGATACAGCGCAGGAACGAGAGATCAAACGCGCCCTGATGGGTCTGACCATCGGCGCCGACAATGCCGCCGCGATCGATGGCGAACAGCACCGGCAGGTTCTGGATGGCGACGTCATGAATCACCTGGTCATAGGCGCGTTGCAGGAAGGTGGAATAAATCGCCACTACCGGGCGATAACCGCCGATCGCCAGCCCGGCGGCAAAGGTCACCGCATGTTGCTCGGCGATAGCGACATCGAAGTACTGTTGTGGGTATTCACGTGAAAACGCCACCATGCCGGAGCCTTCACGCATGGCCGGGGTGATCGCCATCAGGCGGTTATCCGTCGCCGCCGTTTCCTTCAGCCACTGGCCGAAAATCGCGGAGTAGGTAGGCAACGCTTCTTTGCTTTTCGGCAGCGTACCGCTGGCCGGATCGAATTTCGGCACCGCATGCCAGCTGATCGGGTCTTGTTCGGCCGGCCCATAACCTTTGCCTTTCTTGGTCATGATATGCAGCAGCTGCGGGCCTTTCAGGCTGCGCATATTTTTCAGCGTTTGCACCAGTGACTGCACGTCATGGCCATCCACCGGGCCGATATAGTTGAACCCCAACTCTTCAAATAGCGTACCGGGCACCACCATACCTTTCAGGTGCTCTTCGGTGCGTTTGACCAGTTCCTTGATGGGCGGCAGGCCGGACAGCACTTTTTTGCCGCCTTCGCGCAGGGTGGAATAGAGCTTGCCGGACAGCAATTGCGCCAGATGATTATTCAACGCGCCGACGTTTTCGGAAATCGACATTTCATTGTCGTTCAGCACCACCAGCATGTCCGGTTTGATATCACCGGCGTGGTTCATGGCTTCAAACGCCATGCCGGCGGTGATGGCGCCGTCGCCGATCACGCAGACGGTTCGGCGGCCTTGCCCTTCACGCTCGGCGGCCACCGCCATACCGATGCCGGCGCTGATGGACGTCGAGGAGTGGCCGACGCTCAGCACGTCGTACTCGCTCTCGCCGCGCCAGGGGAACGGATGCAGGCCGCCTTTCTGACGGATGGTGGCGATGCGGTCACGTCGCTCGGTCAGGATTTTATGGGGGTAAGCCTGGTGGCCCACATCCCACACCAGATGGTCGAACGGGGTGTTATAGACGTAATGCAATGCCACGGTCAGCTCGACCGTACCCAGACCCGAGGCAAAATGCCCGCTTGAGCGGCTGACGCTGTCCAGCAGATACTGTCGCAGCTCGTCGCACAATTTGGGCAGGCTTTCCCTTGGCAGCAGGCGTAGTTCCTCGGGGTTTTCCACCAGCGCCAGCGTGGGGTATTTCGCTATATCAAAGGTCATCGGATACTCATCAAGCGGTATTTGATATTAAAATTATTTATCGCGTTCAACGACATAGTTCGCCAGCGACCGTAATGGCGCAATGGCGGTGGGGTTGTCCAGCGTTTCTTCCAGTTCATTCAGCGCCGAGAGGGATTCCTGACACAGTTCCCGGGCTTTGATTTTGGCTTGCTCAAGTCCCAGCAAGGCCGGGTAGGTGCTTTTACCGAGTTGTTGGTCGGCGCCCTGACGTTTGCCGGTGGTGGCGCTGTCGCCAATCACATCCAGAATATCGTCCTGTACCTGAAAGGCCAGCCCGACAGCGTTGGCATAGCGGTCGAGGCAAGGCAGGGCGAGACGTCCGCGCTCGCCGGCGGCCAGCGCACCCAGTCGTACCGAGGCCCGAATCAGCGCGCCGGTCTTATGACGGTGGATGTGTTCCAGCGCCAGCAGATCAACCTGATGGCCTTCCGCCTCCAGGTCCAGTGCCTGACCGCCGCACATGCCTGCCACGCCGCTGGCACTGGCCAGTTCGGAGATCATCGCCAGCCGATCGCGGTCGCTGACCTGCGGCATCGGCGTATCAGCCAGAATGGAGAACGCCAGTGTCTGTAAGGCATCGCCAGCCAGAATCGCCTTATCCTCGCCGAATCTGACATGACAGGTAGGCTGGCCGCGCCGCAGATCGTCATTATCCATGGCCGGTAAATCATCGTGAATCAGGGAGTAGGCATGAATGCATTCGACAGCGGCGGCCGGCGCGTCGAGATTATCCTGCGAGATACCGAACAACTGGCCAGTGGTATAAACCAGAAAAGGACGCAGACGCTTGCCCCCCAACAATGCGCCGTGCGCCATCGCTTCCACCAGTGGACTACTCTGAAAAGGCAGGGTGGAAATAAACTGGTTGAGTGTGGCGTTGATGCGTTGATGGTGAGCAGTAAGCTGCTTGAGAAAATCTGTCATAACGACTCATTATCCGGCGTAAAAGGTGTCAGGGCAGCATCGGGATCGTCATTCAGCAGAATCTGAACGCGCTGTTCGGCCTGCTGCAATTTCAATTGCCCCTGACGGGCAAGCTGGACACCCTGCTCAAAGGCATTCAGCGCCTCTTCCAGCGGCAGTTCGCCCGATTCCAGACGCGACACGATCTGTTCCAGTTCGGTGAGCGAGCTTTCAAAGCTGACGGGTTGTTCAGTTTTTTTCGGCATATTCGTTTCCGGATCTTGTTTATACGCGCCTGTCGGCGCCGACGCCACCGGATTGTCACGGCACGCGCCTCAATGGTACGCAATTATGCGCTTAATCCGCGCAGCTTACCGCAATATGGTGGTATACTCCGCGCCCTGGATGCTATTGGTAACGCCACCCGGACAAGGATGGTTTTGCCGATAACGTAATTTTCGCGCTCAGGGTACCTGCGTTTTATCCTTGTACCTGTGTTTTACGCCTTCAGAACCAACTAACGATAGCCGCCATGAAGTTTATCATTAAATTGTTCCCGGAAATCACCATCAAGAGCCAATCTGTGCGATTGCGCTTTATAAAAATTCTTACCGGTAACATCCGTAACGTTTTAAAACAGTATGATGAAACGCTGGCGGTTGTCCGTCACTGGGATCATATCGACGTTCGCGCCAAAGACGAAAGTCAACGTATCGCGATACAGGATGCGCTGACGCGCATCCCTGGCATTCACCACATTCTTGAAGTGGAAGAGTGCGACTACACCGATGTCCACCATATTTTTGAACAAACGCTGACCACCTACCGTGAGCAACTGGAGGGAAAAACCTTCTGTGTGCGGGTGAAGCGTCGCGGCAAGCACGATTTCAGTTCTCAGGATGTGGAACGCTACGTCGGCGGCGGACTGAATCAGCATATTGAGAGCGCGCGGGTTAATCTGACCGCTCCGCAAGTCACGGTGCATCTGGAAATCGAACAGGATCGCCTGCTGTTGATCAAGGGGCGCTATGAAGGCATCGGCGGTTTCCCGATCGGCACGCAGGAAGATGTGCTGTCGCTGATCTCCGGCGGATTTGATTCCGGTGTTTCCAGCTACATGCTGATGCGCCGCGGCTGCCGGGTGCACTACTGCTTCTTCAATCTTGGCGGCGCCGCGCACGAAATCGGCGTGCGTCAGGTGGCGCATTACCTGTGGAACCGTTTCGGCAGTTCACACCGGGTGCGTTTTGTCGCCGTTGATTTCGAACCGGTGGTCGGCGAAATCCTGGAGAAGGTGGACGACGGCCAGATGGGCGTAGTGCTCAAGCGCATGATGGTGCGAGCGGCGTCGCGCATTGCCGAACGCTATGGCGTGCAGGCGCTGGTGACCGGCGAAGCGTTGGGTCAGGTCTCCAGCCAGACGCTGACCAACCTGCGGCTGATCGATAACGCCTCGGATACGCTGATCCTGCGTCCGCTGATTTCGCACGATAAAGAGCACATCATCCGTATGGCGCGTGAGCTTGGCACCGAGGATTTCGCCAAAACCATGCCCGAATATTGCGGTGTGATCTCCAAAAGCCCGACGGTGAAGGCGGTGAAGGCCAAAATCGAGCATGAAGAAAGTCTGTTTGATTTCTCGATTCTTGAGCGGGTGGTGGCGGAAGCGCGCAACATCGACATCCGTGAGATTGCCGAGCAGACTCAGCAGGATGTGGCCGAAGTGGAAACGGTCGGTGCGTTTGCCGCGAGCGATATTCTGCTGGATATTCGTTCGCCGGACGAACAGGATGAGCGCCCGCTGGCGCTGGAACAGGTGGAAATCAAATCGCTGCCGTTCTACAAGCTGGGGACGCAGTTTGGCGATCTTGATCAGAGCAAAACCTACCTGCTGTATTGTGAGCGCGGGGTGATGAGTCGCTTGCAGGCGTTGTACCTGCGCGAGCAAGGGTTCAACAACGTCAAGGTGTATCGTCCCTGACAGGCCGTTCATGACGTAAACCAGAAAAAAGCGCCTATTCGGCGCTTTTTTTGTCTCTGTGCGTCAGGCCGGATCCTGATAGTTGTAGATTCCCGGCGGCAGCACCAACTGCGCCGCGATTTCCGCCGCTTTATCTTTACCCAGCAACAGATCGATCAGCTTCAGAGCGAAGTCGATACTGGTGCCGGGGCCCTGGCTGGTCAGCAGATTGACGCGTGGGTCGAATACGACGCGCTTTTCCAGCCATTTCTCCGGCGAAATCCGCTCTTTTAGCGTTGGGTAGCCGGTCATATTGCCGAGTGGAAACAACTGATGATGCTCCAGCACCACCGCTGGCGACGCGCAGATCGCCGCCACGATTTTGCCTTCCTGATGGGTTTGCCGCAGGCGTTCAACCAACAGTGGGCTGTCGCGGAAACATTCTGCACCTTGCAGGCCGCCGGGCAGCACTACCGCGTCAAAGTCATGATCGGCAACGGCCACCAGCGGCGCGTCGGCAATCAGCTTTACCCCGCGGGAGCAGGTGATTTCCGTGCTGCCATCGCTCGCCACGCTGGCCGTGGTCACGCGAATTCCTGCCCTGACCAGCAGATCGATGGTGGTCACGGCTTCGATTTCTTCGCTACCAGGTGCCAGACAGACCAGAACCGAGGCGGTCATATTCATTCTCCTTTCGTTTGATATAGTCGAACAGGCGGCTGTTTTCCGGCAGGGATAATCCATGGGCGCGGGCGCGTCGCAGCAGGTAACCGGTGATGTAGTCGATTTCCGTATGGCGCTGCGCCAGCACGTCCTGACGCATTGAGGAGGTATTGGCCGCCGTGTTCTGGATGATTTGGTTCACGTAGAGCTGCAGGCTTTCCAACGAGGTATGGAAGCCTTCGCGGTCCATGACCTGCGCCACTTCCTGACAGAGTGCCTCAACTTGCTCCGGGTAAGCCTGCAATTCGCCGTTGGTGCATTGGTGCAGCACCGTTAGCGGATTGATGACGCAATTGGCAGACAGCTTCAGCCAGCAGGTTGCGGTAATGTGGTTATGCCAGGCGACGTCAGGCAGGGCCTGATGCAGGGTTTCCGCCAGTTGGCTTTGTTCTTCTTCCCGGTGTGTCGAGCGGTCAAGCGTACCGATATGGGTGATGCCTGCCGCAACGTGCACCACCGTTGCCGGATCTCGCCGTGCGGCATGCGTGGTCACCCCCAGTAGCAGTGGCTGGCTGATTGCCGGTAGTTCCTCCCAGGTTCCCATTCCGTTGTGCAGCAGCAAAATGGTGCAGTCGGGACGTAACCGGGGCAGTAGAGCGGAAACCGCATCGGATACCTGCCAGGCCTTCAACGTGACCAGCAACAGTTCGCTTTGCGCCAGATGTTCGGTGTTGTTGGCTGTCAGATTAAGGTTACAACGCTCGCCAGAGAGCATCGTAACGTTAATCTGGCAGGACGCTTGCGGGATACGTAGCCAACCTTGTACATCATGCCCTTGCCGGTGTAACGCGTTGAGCCAGAGTTGACCGATGGCGCCACAGCCAAGAACAGTAATTTTCATCCGCGGTTTCCTTTATCGGGGGGAGCCAGCCTGTGCTTATCCGGCTTATCATAAAGTATTCCGCTGCCGTCTGCCGCCGCTTGTTGCGCGAGTAGCTGGAAGTAGGGCGAATTTTGCTTATTTGGCGCGAGCGGTTATCATGCTCGGCAGCTATTGTCAGGAGAAAAAATTATGCCATCTTTCGATATTGTTTCGGAAATCGATATGCAGGAAGTCCGCAATGCGGTGGAAAACGCCACCCGCGAGTTGGGCACCCGCTGGGACTTTCGTAATGTGCCAGCCAGCTTTGATCTGAATGAAAAAGCACAAACTATCAAAGCGACGAGTGAATCAGATTTTCAGGTTAAGCAATTGATTGAAATTATAAGGGAAAAACTGGCAAAACGCGGAATTGAGGGCGGTTCGCTGGAAATCCCTGAAGAAATGGAGCACAGCGGCAAAACGTACAGCGTGGAAGCCAAGCTGAAACAGGGCATTGAAGCCACGCTGGCGAAGAAAATCGTCAAACTGATCAAAGACAGCAAGCTCAAGGTTCAGGCGCAGGTTCAGGGCGAACAAGTGCGCGTTATCGGAAAATCCCGCGACGACCTGCAAGGCGTGATCGCGCTGGTGCGTGGCGCCGATCTGGGGCAACCTTTTCAGTTCAATAACTTCCGCGATTGATCCCCACTGTGGATGATTGCCTGCCGGCAATCTCGCACGCGGTTTTGTGAGGCGCCCGAGGGCGCCTCATGCTTTTGCCGCTCATTCCCGTCTTGCTACATCCTTTCCCGGCGCCAGAGCAAGCGTCATGTCTGTTGATAAAAAATAAATAGCATTTTAAATCAGACTGATAGATAGAAAAACAGGCGTGTCGGCATTACTAACATGGCTGTAAGTACTTCACAGGACGTCAGTGTCGACGGTAAAAAAGCCAATACCTGTCACGACTCAATGCGGGGAAAGACTGACTTTGTTTTGCCAACCCAGGGAAATACTACCTGTTCCGTTTTTTCACCACATCGCCTTGGGTGGACCGGGACACCAATCGACAATCATTTGTGGTTGTCGTGAGTGATGGCATGCCGCAAAGAGGACGGCCATCTTATTTCAACGTATACAAGAGCGCGATGGATGAAAAAACTGTTTGTCGTGATGCTGTGCCTGACGGCCCTGGCGCCAGCCGTTGCCCGAACGAATTCAACACCGGGTGACGCCAGCGCCGTCAGTCTGACCAGCAAGCGGGATCTGGCTCAGGAAGAGAAAAACCGGGCGCTGGTCGTCGAGTTCTATACCGAAGTGCTCGGCAACCGACGTGTTGATTTGGCTGATAAGTACCTGAGCGTAGATTACATTCAGCATAATCCGTATGCCGCCACCGGGCGGGAAGCCTTTGTGGCTTTCTTCCGTGAGCTGTTTAGCCGCTATCCTCAATCCG is a window of Dickeya solani IPO 2222 DNA encoding:
- the ribE gene encoding 6,7-dimethyl-8-ribityllumazine synthase, coding for MNIIEGVVAAPNARVAIAIARFNHFINDSLLEGALDALKRIGQVKEENVTVVWVPGAYELPLTARALANSQKYDAVVALGTVIRGGTAHFEFVAGECSSGLSHVAMNSDIPVAFGVLTTESIEQAIERAGTKAGNKGAEAALTALEMINVLHSIKSA
- the nusB gene encoding transcription antitermination factor NusB, whose amino-acid sequence is MKPAARRRARECAVQALYSWQLSKNDIADVELQFLSEQDVKGVDIAYFRELLAGVATQAEKLDAQMAPYLSRQLDELGQVERAILRLAVYELSKREDVPYKVAINEAIELAKVFGAEDSHKFVNGVLDKAGPYLRPGKK
- the thiL gene encoding thiamine-phosphate kinase, producing the protein MAQGEFDVIARYFNRVGYSRRDVELGIGDDCALLNIPDKQLLAVSTDTLVSGIHFLPDIDPADLAYKSLAVNLSDLAAMGADPAFVSLALTLPAIDADWLAAYSDSLFELLSYYDMQLIGGDTTRGPLSMTLTIQGLVPVGRALKRSGARIGDWIYVTGTLGDSAAGLAILQDRLQVSDADDRQWLLQRHLRPQPRILHGQALRDLASAAIDLSDGLVSDLGHILKASDCGARINLDALPYSSTLLRHDDPEQAVGWALSGGEDYELCFTVPELNRGALEVAIGHLGARYTCIGQIGPASEGLSFFRSGQPVTINLKGYDHFGA
- the pgpA gene encoding phosphatidylglycerophosphatase A codes for the protein MSNPWHLLATGFGSGLSPWMPGTAGSLAAIPVWYLLMLLPLQLYSLLVMLSICIGVYLCHRTAKDMGVHDHGSIVWDEFVGMWITLMAVPSTHWGWVAAGFVIFRILDIFKPWPIRWFDRNVHGGMGIMVDDIVAGVISAAVLYVAGHYVI
- the dxs gene encoding 1-deoxy-D-xylulose-5-phosphate synthase, producing MTFDIAKYPTLALVENPEELRLLPRESLPKLCDELRQYLLDSVSRSSGHFASGLGTVELTVALHYVYNTPFDHLVWDVGHQAYPHKILTERRDRIATIRQKGGLHPFPWRGESEYDVLSVGHSSTSISAGIGMAVAAEREGQGRRTVCVIGDGAITAGMAFEAMNHAGDIKPDMLVVLNDNEMSISENVGALNNHLAQLLSGKLYSTLREGGKKVLSGLPPIKELVKRTEEHLKGMVVPGTLFEELGFNYIGPVDGHDVQSLVQTLKNMRSLKGPQLLHIMTKKGKGYGPAEQDPISWHAVPKFDPASGTLPKSKEALPTYSAIFGQWLKETAATDNRLMAITPAMREGSGMVAFSREYPQQYFDVAIAEQHAVTFAAGLAIGGYRPVVAIYSTFLQRAYDQVIHDVAIQNLPVLFAIDRGGIVGADGQTHQGAFDLSFLRCIPHMVIMTPSDENECRLMLHTGYHYQSGPCAVRYPRGSILGVELAPLEPLPIGKGVIKRQGEKIAILNFGTLLPEAQQAADALNATLVDMRFVKPLDEALIASLAASHDVLVTLEENAIMGGAGSGVNEYLMAKRLPVPVLNLGLPDYFIPQGTQTEIRADLALDAAGIERRIRDWLA
- the ispA gene encoding (2E,6E)-farnesyl diphosphate synthase, translating into MTDFLKQLTAHHQRINATLNQFISTLPFQSSPLVEAMAHGALLGGKRLRPFLVYTTGQLFGISQDNLDAPAAAVECIHAYSLIHDDLPAMDNDDLRRGQPTCHVRFGEDKAILAGDALQTLAFSILADTPMPQVSDRDRLAMISELASASGVAGMCGGQALDLEAEGHQVDLLALEHIHRHKTGALIRASVRLGALAAGERGRLALPCLDRYANAVGLAFQVQDDILDVIGDSATTGKRQGADQQLGKSTYPALLGLEQAKIKARELCQESLSALNELEETLDNPTAIAPLRSLANYVVERDK
- the xseB gene encoding exodeoxyribonuclease VII small subunit, whose amino-acid sequence is MPKKTEQPVSFESSLTELEQIVSRLESGELPLEEALNAFEQGVQLARQGQLKLQQAEQRVQILLNDDPDAALTPFTPDNESL
- the thiI gene encoding tRNA uracil 4-sulfurtransferase ThiI; translated protein: MKFIIKLFPEITIKSQSVRLRFIKILTGNIRNVLKQYDETLAVVRHWDHIDVRAKDESQRIAIQDALTRIPGIHHILEVEECDYTDVHHIFEQTLTTYREQLEGKTFCVRVKRRGKHDFSSQDVERYVGGGLNQHIESARVNLTAPQVTVHLEIEQDRLLLIKGRYEGIGGFPIGTQEDVLSLISGGFDSGVSSYMLMRRGCRVHYCFFNLGGAAHEIGVRQVAHYLWNRFGSSHRVRFVAVDFEPVVGEILEKVDDGQMGVVLKRMMVRAASRIAERYGVQALVTGEALGQVSSQTLTNLRLIDNASDTLILRPLISHDKEHIIRMARELGTEDFAKTMPEYCGVISKSPTVKAVKAKIEHEESLFDFSILERVVAEARNIDIREIAEQTQQDVAEVETVGAFAASDILLDIRSPDEQDERPLALEQVEIKSLPFYKLGTQFGDLDQSKTYLLYCERGVMSRLQALYLREQGFNNVKVYRP
- the yajL gene encoding protein deglycase YajL, coding for MTASVLVCLAPGSEEIEAVTTIDLLVRAGIRVTTASVASDGSTEITCSRGVKLIADAPLVAVADHDFDAVVLPGGLQGAECFRDSPLLVERLRQTHQEGKIVAAICASPAVVLEHHQLFPLGNMTGYPTLKERISPEKWLEKRVVFDPRVNLLTSQGPGTSIDFALKLIDLLLGKDKAAEIAAQLVLPPGIYNYQDPA
- the panE gene encoding 2-dehydropantoate 2-reductase; translation: MKITVLGCGAIGQLWLNALHRQGHDVQGWLRIPQASCQINVTMLSGERCNLNLTANNTEHLAQSELLLVTLKAWQVSDAVSALLPRLRPDCTILLLHNGMGTWEELPAISQPLLLGVTTHAARRDPATVVHVAAGITHIGTLDRSTHREEEQSQLAETLHQALPDVAWHNHITATCWLKLSANCVINPLTVLHQCTNGELQAYPEQVEALCQEVAQVMDREGFHTSLESLQLYVNQIIQNTAANTSSMRQDVLAQRHTEIDYITGYLLRRARAHGLSLPENSRLFDYIKRKENEYDRLGSGLSGTW
- a CDS encoding YajQ family cyclic di-GMP-binding protein; translated protein: MPSFDIVSEIDMQEVRNAVENATRELGTRWDFRNVPASFDLNEKAQTIKATSESDFQVKQLIEIIREKLAKRGIEGGSLEIPEEMEHSGKTYSVEAKLKQGIEATLAKKIVKLIKDSKLKVQAQVQGEQVRVIGKSRDDLQGVIALVRGADLGQPFQFNNFRD
- a CDS encoding nuclear transport factor 2 family protein, which codes for MKKLFVVMLCLTALAPAVARTNSTPGDASAVSLTSKRDLAQEEKNRALVVEFYTEVLGNRRVDLADKYLSVDYIQHNPYAATGREAFVAFFRELFSRYPQSEHRIIRTATDGDLVYLHVFARNDPTERGRAVMDILRVDNGKIVEHWDVVQPIPETSANANGMF